The genomic DNA TTCAATAATATAATAAGTAATATGATAGAGTGATGACCTTTGGTAAAAGCTTTTATCGTTTATGATACAAAATACGGCAACACAAAGCTTGTAGCAGAGAAAATCTTGGAAGGAATGAGGGAAATCGAGGGAATAGAAACTGCCATTAGTGATGTTAAGGAAGTTGAACTTGACAAGGTAGCTGATTCTGATGCCCTATTGATCGGGGCACCAGTTCATTTTGGTGGGCCTTCTCGGACTATTAGTAAGTTTATTGATAAACTTGGGAAACTTGAATTAAAAGCCAAATGGGTTGCTGTTTTCGATACATATCTTGGAGGAGACTTCGAGAAGGCTGTGAAGAAAATGGAGAAGAGAATAGGCGAAAAGGTTCCTGGATTGCAACTAATAACTTTTGGCTTATCGGTAAGGGTCGGAGGAATGAAGGG from Candidatus Methylarchaceae archaeon HK02M2 includes the following:
- a CDS encoding flavodoxin domain-containing protein, whose product is MVKAFIVYDTKYGNTKLVAEKILEGMREIEGIETAISDVKEVELDKVADSDALLIGAPVHFGGPSRTISKFIDKLGKLELKAKWVAVFDTYLGGDFEKAVKKMEKRIGEKVPGLQLITFGLSVRVGGMKGPIEDEELPKCKDFGRKIANQLKAATL